The proteins below come from a single Methylobacterium sp. SyP6R genomic window:
- a CDS encoding NAD(P)/FAD-dependent oxidoreductase, whose product MAALVTGGGVALDEGALDEGEWDAIVVGAGPAGSTAAHGLARGGWRVLLLDRPASGPTIGEALPAAAGRLLAACGLPLPNPAGGHRPLAGTLSAWGSDALEATDFLRDPDGPGWLLDRARFDADLRAAAREAGAVLHPARLRAVERRDGVWRVSTDDGAVLGAAWLVDATGRSAALARRLGARRRRDDAQIAVFGIGAGEGATHLARTLVEARPEGWWYAARLPAGGLLASCQVEAADARRMLRSPRLWREALAATRHLGPALAEVAFPDRLRAVEAGSAWSSRLCGERWIACGDAALAFDPISGQGLFSALHGGMLAARALLAPGAGDAATLRAYVDRHATIRAAYRQRLGLAHDAERRWPDAPYWARRTGREERAA is encoded by the coding sequence ATGGCCGCGCTCGTGACCGGGGGCGGGGTCGCCTTGGACGAGGGCGCCTTGGACGAGGGCGAATGGGACGCGATCGTCGTCGGGGCGGGGCCGGCCGGCTCGACCGCGGCGCACGGTCTCGCGCGGGGCGGCTGGCGGGTGCTCCTGCTCGACCGTCCCGCATCCGGCCCGACGATCGGCGAGGCTTTGCCGGCGGCGGCGGGCCGCCTGCTCGCCGCCTGCGGCCTGCCGCTTCCGAATCCCGCCGGCGGCCACCGGCCGCTGGCCGGGACGCTCTCGGCCTGGGGCTCCGACGCGCTCGAGGCGACGGACTTCCTGCGCGATCCCGACGGGCCGGGCTGGCTGCTCGATCGCGCCCGCTTCGATGCCGACCTCCGCGCCGCCGCGCGGGAGGCCGGCGCCGTCCTGCACCCCGCGCGCCTGCGCGCCGTCGAGCGCCGGGACGGGGTCTGGCGCGTGAGCACCGATGACGGCGCGGTCCTCGGCGCGGCGTGGCTCGTCGATGCGACCGGACGGTCGGCCGCCTTGGCCCGCCGCCTCGGCGCCCGGCGGCGGCGCGACGACGCGCAGATCGCGGTGTTCGGCATCGGAGCGGGCGAGGGCGCGACCCACCTCGCGCGGACGCTGGTGGAGGCACGGCCGGAGGGCTGGTGGTACGCGGCGCGCCTGCCCGCGGGCGGCCTGCTCGCCTCGTGCCAGGTCGAGGCCGCCGATGCGAGGCGGATGCTGCGATCACCCCGTCTCTGGCGCGAGGCCCTCGCGGCGACGCGCCATCTCGGCCCGGCCCTGGCGGAGGTCGCCTTTCCCGACCGGCTTCGCGCCGTCGAAGCCGGATCGGCCTGGTCGAGCCGCCTCTGCGGCGAGCGCTGGATCGCCTGCGGCGACGCCGCCCTCGCCTTCGATCCGATCTCGGGCCAGGGCCTGTTCTCGGCCCTGCACGGGGGGATGCTCGCGGCGCGGGCCTTGCTCGCCCCCGGGGCGGGAGACGCGGCGACGCTGCGGGCCTATGTCGACCGCCACGCGACGATCCGCGCCGCCTACCGCCAGCGGCTCGGCCTCGCCCATGACGCGGAGCGGCGCTGGCCCGACGCGCCCTACTGGGCCCGCCGGACCGGCCGCGAGGAGCGTGCCGCCTGA
- a CDS encoding sigma 54-interacting transcriptional regulator, whose amino-acid sequence MLDALAAQGVRPAIGSGARDADALVGFTAIDEAVLDAVRRMAEAGERRVIALSCRCGKLDSEAQWRLLAAGAADVLAGPAAEVAIRVRARLERWACVDALMVSPAVRRAAIGASPAWRRLLRGVVEVAHFTQAPVLLVGESGTGKELVGRLVHDLNESAERGALAVVDCTTIVPELAGSELFGHERGAFTGAHAGRDGAFATAQGGTLFLDEVGDLPLSLQAQLLRVAQEGTYKRVGSDTWRHSRFRLVSATHRDLPARIEAGQFRQDLYFRIAGWVFRVPPLRERRDDILPLARHFLAQFQPALAGTGFDPAVTEHLLTRAYPGNVRDLRQLMARISSRHVGPGPITVGSLPPDERASEAGFAAALREAGFEGAIGQAVALGIGLKAISRVAADTAMRIAMQRENGNLQAAARSLRVTDRALQLRRAAWRAGAPGRGSALGTREEPGIAPDGGRG is encoded by the coding sequence TTGCTCGATGCGCTCGCGGCGCAGGGCGTGAGGCCCGCGATCGGGTCCGGCGCGCGCGATGCGGACGCCCTCGTGGGCTTCACGGCGATCGACGAGGCCGTCCTCGACGCCGTGCGGCGGATGGCCGAGGCCGGGGAGCGGCGGGTCATCGCCCTGTCCTGCCGCTGCGGAAAGCTCGACAGCGAGGCCCAGTGGCGCCTCCTGGCGGCCGGCGCGGCGGACGTGCTCGCCGGGCCTGCGGCGGAGGTCGCGATCCGCGTCCGGGCGCGGCTGGAGCGCTGGGCCTGCGTCGACGCCCTGATGGTCTCCCCCGCCGTGCGCCGGGCCGCGATCGGCGCGAGCCCCGCCTGGCGCAGGCTGCTGCGCGGCGTGGTCGAGGTGGCGCATTTCACCCAGGCGCCGGTGCTGCTCGTCGGCGAGAGCGGAACCGGCAAGGAGCTGGTGGGCCGCCTCGTCCACGACCTCAACGAGAGCGCCGAGCGCGGCGCCCTCGCGGTCGTCGACTGCACCACCATCGTGCCGGAACTCGCCGGCAGCGAGCTGTTCGGCCACGAGCGCGGCGCCTTCACGGGCGCGCATGCCGGCCGGGACGGCGCCTTCGCGACGGCGCAAGGCGGAACGCTGTTCCTCGACGAGGTGGGAGACCTGCCGCTCTCCCTCCAGGCCCAGCTCCTGCGCGTCGCGCAGGAGGGCACCTACAAGCGCGTCGGCAGCGACACCTGGCGCCACAGCCGCTTCCGCCTGGTCTCGGCGACGCATCGCGACCTGCCGGCGCGGATCGAGGCGGGCCAGTTCCGCCAGGATCTCTACTTCCGCATCGCCGGCTGGGTGTTCCGGGTGCCCCCCTTGCGCGAGCGCCGGGACGACATCCTGCCGCTCGCCCGGCATTTCCTGGCCCAGTTCCAGCCCGCGCTCGCCGGAACCGGCTTCGACCCCGCGGTCACCGAGCACCTCCTGACCCGCGCCTATCCGGGCAACGTGCGCGACCTGCGCCAGCTCATGGCGCGGATCAGCAGCCGCCATGTCGGCCCGGGACCGATCACCGTGGGGTCGCTGCCGCCGGACGAGCGCGCGAGCGAGGCGGGATTCGCCGCCGCCTTGCGCGAGGCGGGGTTCGAGGGCGCGATCGGGCAGGCCGTGGCGCTCGGGATCGGCCTCAAGGCGATCAGCCGGGTCGCCGCCGACACCGCCATGCGCATCGCCATGCAGCGGGAGAACGGGAACCTGCAGGCGGCGGCGCGCAGCTTGCGCGTCACCGACCGCGCCCTGCAGCTCCGTCGGGCGGCCTGGCGTGCCGGGGCACCGGGGCGCGGCTCAGCCCTCGGCACCCGCGAGGAGCCAGGGATCGCGCCGGACGGCGGGCGGGGGTGA
- a CDS encoding amidohydrolase family protein gives MIIDCHCHAGTGDGLTGPWDTAAPITRHLQRAAEAGIDRTVVFAAFHSDYAKANAEVARIVASRPDRLLGFAFVHAARDSGRILDLVRVAVERYGFVGIKAHRYDARLSREICEAARRFRIPVLYDPVGEIAVAELVAGAYPDVDFILPHLGSFSDDWRAQSGLIDHLVRHPNIHADTSGVRRFDILEEAVRRAGARKILFGSDGPWLHPGLELAKVRALKLTPADEAAVLGGNLIRLLAKRTQRRTAPPVRHVSPPPAVRRDPWLLAGAEG, from the coding sequence ATGATCATCGACTGCCATTGCCACGCGGGCACGGGCGACGGCCTGACCGGACCCTGGGACACCGCCGCCCCGATCACCCGCCACCTGCAGCGCGCGGCGGAGGCCGGCATCGACCGCACCGTCGTCTTCGCCGCCTTCCATTCCGATTACGCGAAGGCCAACGCCGAGGTCGCGCGCATCGTCGCGAGCCGGCCCGACCGGCTCCTCGGCTTCGCCTTCGTGCATGCGGCGCGCGACAGCGGCCGCATCCTCGACCTCGTGCGCGTCGCCGTGGAGCGCTACGGCTTCGTGGGCATCAAGGCCCACCGCTACGACGCGCGCCTGTCGCGCGAGATCTGCGAGGCGGCCCGCCGCTTCCGCATCCCGGTCCTGTACGATCCGGTCGGCGAGATCGCCGTGGCCGAGCTGGTGGCGGGTGCCTATCCGGACGTCGATTTCATCCTGCCCCATCTCGGCAGCTTCTCGGACGATTGGCGCGCCCAATCCGGGCTCATCGATCACCTGGTGCGCCACCCCAATATCCATGCCGACACCTCGGGCGTGCGCCGCTTCGACATCCTGGAGGAGGCGGTGAGGCGCGCCGGCGCACGGAAAATCCTGTTCGGGTCGGACGGGCCCTGGCTGCATCCGGGCCTGGAGCTCGCCAAGGTGCGGGCGCTCAAGCTCACGCCCGCAGACGAGGCCGCCGTCCTCGGCGGCAACCTGATACGGCTTCTCGCCAAGCGGACGCAGCGCCGCACCGCGCCGCCGGTGCGCCACGTCTCACCCCCGCCCGCCGTCCGGCGCGATCCCTGGCTCCTCGCGGGTGCCGAGGGCTGA
- a CDS encoding peptidoglycan-binding protein — protein sequence MATIDQFETIPFLGETESEGEWLPEFHEEGEVRRVPPRSPAWRGPSPHQARRPAALAKPARAPRAPALRMRVPHPPGGPSRIKPPTFRPPLIRSPWRPYPGPAWIDGISPTIVGGEGPSELARWTQSCLNRALGLSLPITGFLDPATRDAVRRFQARENLPVDGIMGPPTQAALGAACARGPGGAPAEGGGEPPPEGAGDTSPGDAPPEQGELTRGGCGCAACRERDNEGEFAFVGEGETFEAMPLGEAFENELFEGEVFEGEAFEGEAFEGELFEGEAFEGEAWQGENWQGENWQGENWQGEAPRTPSRSGASKPCAVINVDCPPPGRPALVLDRFRFDASALDRARHGPPIRALAARILASQRAGRPIRSVTIAGHTDAAGDDDYNFALARRRAQAVAQALCAALEAGRRGATRGFTVRLTSCGERQTKPTPDQSRRVEIFLPGHHPGPGRRNPPDTTTCGVPRGGVRSELAAEGEWSGEVPVPPRRPGTAPAIAPALCFFQNASLAAHRNHFQHQATRWAGRIRAQAAPTSPGCARRVGGTAYETGADIIGTIRAARACQRKRVTAIHIFSHSGSNGVFGSRSGGAVGLYRDGVDAADRAQGARLVTDIPTDALAENVVVVLHGCNTASGTDNVAGALFRHLAGHLRNPRVFGHPNSGCAGRDDSWREFSRAAPGGRAVRSIAPVYEGKGGCS from the coding sequence ATGGCCACCATCGATCAGTTCGAGACGATCCCCTTCCTGGGTGAGACGGAGAGCGAGGGCGAATGGCTGCCCGAGTTCCACGAGGAGGGCGAAGTCCGCCGCGTCCCGCCCCGGTCGCCGGCCTGGCGGGGGCCGAGCCCGCACCAGGCCCGCCGGCCGGCCGCCCTTGCAAAGCCGGCGCGAGCCCCGAGGGCGCCGGCTCTCCGGATGCGGGTCCCGCATCCCCCTGGCGGGCCGTCGCGAATCAAGCCGCCGACATTCCGGCCGCCCCTCATTCGCTCTCCCTGGCGGCCCTATCCGGGACCGGCCTGGATCGACGGCATCTCCCCCACCATCGTCGGAGGCGAGGGGCCGAGCGAGCTGGCGCGCTGGACGCAGAGCTGCCTCAACCGTGCTCTCGGCCTGTCCCTGCCGATCACCGGATTCCTGGATCCGGCGACCCGCGACGCGGTGCGCCGCTTCCAGGCGCGGGAGAATCTGCCGGTCGACGGGATCATGGGGCCGCCGACCCAAGCGGCGCTCGGGGCCGCCTGCGCCCGCGGACCCGGCGGCGCGCCGGCCGAGGGCGGCGGCGAGCCCCCGCCGGAGGGCGCAGGCGACACGTCCCCCGGCGACGCTCCGCCGGAGCAGGGCGAACTGACCCGCGGCGGCTGCGGCTGCGCGGCCTGCCGCGAGCGGGACAACGAGGGCGAGTTCGCCTTTGTCGGCGAGGGCGAGACCTTCGAGGCGATGCCCCTCGGCGAGGCCTTCGAGAACGAGCTGTTCGAAGGCGAGGTCTTCGAGGGCGAAGCGTTCGAGGGAGAGGCGTTCGAGGGCGAACTCTTCGAAGGGGAAGCATTCGAAGGCGAGGCTTGGCAAGGCGAGAACTGGCAAGGCGAGAACTGGCAAGGCGAGAACTGGCAGGGCGAGGCGCCCCGCACCCCCTCTCGCTCCGGCGCGTCGAAGCCCTGCGCGGTGATCAACGTCGATTGTCCGCCGCCCGGGCGGCCCGCCCTGGTGCTCGACCGCTTCCGCTTCGACGCCAGCGCCCTCGACCGTGCCCGGCACGGGCCGCCAATCCGGGCGCTCGCCGCGCGCATCCTCGCCTCGCAGCGCGCAGGGAGGCCGATCCGGTCGGTGACCATCGCCGGCCATACGGACGCGGCCGGGGACGACGACTACAATTTCGCCCTGGCGCGCCGCCGCGCCCAGGCGGTCGCCCAGGCCCTCTGCGCCGCCCTCGAAGCGGGACGGCGCGGCGCGACGCGCGGCTTCACCGTGCGCCTGACCTCCTGCGGCGAGCGCCAGACCAAGCCGACCCCCGACCAGAGCCGGCGCGTCGAGATCTTCCTGCCGGGCCATCATCCGGGACCGGGCCGGCGCAACCCGCCCGACACCACGACCTGCGGCGTGCCCCGCGGCGGCGTCCGGAGCGAGCTGGCGGCGGAGGGCGAGTGGTCCGGCGAGGTGCCCGTCCCGCCGCGCCGGCCGGGCACCGCCCCGGCGATCGCGCCGGCCCTGTGCTTCTTCCAGAATGCGAGCTTGGCCGCGCACCGCAACCACTTCCAGCATCAGGCCACGCGCTGGGCCGGCCGCATCCGGGCACAGGCGGCGCCCACGTCGCCGGGCTGCGCCAGGCGGGTCGGCGGCACGGCCTACGAGACCGGCGCCGACATCATCGGCACGATCCGGGCGGCCCGAGCCTGCCAGCGCAAGCGCGTCACGGCGATCCACATCTTCAGCCATAGCGGATCGAACGGCGTGTTCGGCTCCCGCTCGGGCGGGGCGGTGGGCCTCTACCGCGACGGTGTCGATGCGGCGGACCGGGCGCAGGGCGCCCGGCTCGTGACCGACATCCCGACGGACGCGCTCGCCGAGAACGTCGTGGTGGTCCTGCACGGCTGCAACACCGCTTCGGGCACGGACAACGTCGCGGGGGCGCTGTTCCGGCATCTCGCAGGCCATCTGCGCAATCCCCGGGTGTTCGGCCATCCCAACAGCGGCTGCGCCGGGCGGGACGACAGCTGGCGCGAGTTCTCGCGCGCCGCTCCCGGCGGGCGGGCCGTCCGCTCCATCGCGCCCGTCTACGAGGGCAAGGGCGGCTGCAGCTGA
- a CDS encoding LysR family transcriptional regulator → MNLRQLEILRAVVRHRTTLAAAEELAVSQPAVSNALKAMEAQVGFPLFDRINNRLFPTAEAMTLYKESEAIFALHAKLEGRLRDLRENRHGHLALMATPPLAYGLLPRALAAFVRARPQTRLFFDVRRYEGVIEGVTGRVAELGFALGLSNHVGLAHEVVHRGEMVCVMAPDHPLSREAAVTPDDLARHPFIGLERGTRLGEAVRDSFSRAGVPFGATVEVRYCNTACVLAGAGVGVAVVDPFSPSQGGAHPVVVRPFVPRTPVEAFMLWSEAEPLSRLAQAFLAEVRAAARGPSS, encoded by the coding sequence ATGAACCTGCGGCAGCTCGAGATCCTGCGGGCGGTGGTCCGGCATCGCACCACCCTGGCGGCGGCCGAGGAGCTGGCGGTGTCGCAGCCGGCGGTGAGCAACGCCCTCAAGGCGATGGAGGCGCAGGTCGGCTTCCCGCTGTTCGACCGCATCAACAACCGGCTGTTTCCCACCGCCGAGGCGATGACGCTCTACAAGGAGAGCGAGGCGATCTTCGCCCTCCACGCCAAGCTCGAAGGCCGCCTGCGCGACCTGCGCGAGAACCGGCACGGGCATCTCGCCCTCATGGCGACGCCGCCGCTGGCCTACGGCCTCCTGCCCCGCGCGCTCGCCGCCTTCGTGCGCGCCCGGCCGCAGACGCGGCTGTTCTTCGACGTGCGCCGCTACGAAGGCGTGATCGAGGGCGTGACCGGCCGAGTCGCGGAACTCGGCTTCGCGCTTGGCCTGTCGAACCATGTCGGCCTCGCCCACGAGGTGGTGCACCGGGGCGAGATGGTCTGCGTCATGGCCCCCGACCATCCCTTGAGCCGCGAGGCCGCCGTCACGCCGGACGACCTCGCGCGCCACCCCTTCATCGGGCTGGAGCGCGGCACCCGCCTCGGCGAGGCGGTGCGGGACAGCTTTTCCCGCGCCGGGGTACCGTTCGGCGCGACCGTCGAGGTCCGCTACTGCAACACCGCCTGCGTGCTGGCCGGGGCGGGCGTCGGCGTCGCGGTGGTCGATCCGTTCTCGCCCTCGCAAGGGGGAGCGCACCCGGTGGTGGTGCGCCCGTTCGTGCCGCGAACGCCGGTGGAGGCCTTCATGCTGTGGTCGGAGGCCGAGCCGCTGTCGCGGCTGGCGCAGGCCTTCCTGGCCGAGGTGCGGGCGGCGGCGCGCGGGCCCTCATCCTGA
- a CDS encoding amino acid ABC transporter permease, whose protein sequence is MTSGRSLAEGFPDLTGLPTARRTHWGRWIAAALILAVLALIGRAFAQGQIEWAYVGRFLTVPVILHGIVNTLVMAVLAMGLGIALGLVVAVMRLSPNPVLKGVAAGYAWLFRGTPLILQLLLWFNLALVFPVIGIPGLWTVKSVEVMTPFLAALLGLGLNQGAYTSEVMRAGLLSVDAGQYEAAQAIGMGRLKALHRIILPQAMRVVLPPLGNEFIGLVKATSLASVIQYPEVLHAAENIYYANSRVIELLIVAGLWYLLVVSVLTPLQMLLERRFSRGAARIAR, encoded by the coding sequence ATGACGAGCGGACGCAGTCTCGCCGAGGGCTTTCCCGACCTCACCGGCCTGCCGACCGCGCGGCGGACCCATTGGGGCCGCTGGATCGCCGCCGCGCTGATCCTGGCGGTCCTGGCGCTGATCGGGCGCGCCTTCGCGCAAGGCCAGATCGAGTGGGCTTACGTCGGCCGCTTCCTCACCGTTCCGGTGATCCTGCACGGCATCGTCAACACCCTGGTGATGGCGGTGCTGGCGATGGGCCTCGGCATCGCGCTCGGCCTCGTCGTCGCGGTGATGCGGCTCTCGCCCAACCCGGTGCTGAAGGGCGTGGCCGCCGGTTATGCCTGGCTGTTTCGCGGCACGCCGCTGATCCTGCAGCTGCTCCTGTGGTTCAACCTGGCCCTCGTCTTCCCCGTGATCGGGATCCCGGGCCTGTGGACGGTCAAGTCGGTCGAGGTGATGACGCCGTTCCTTGCCGCCCTGCTGGGCTTAGGGCTCAATCAGGGCGCCTATACCTCGGAGGTGATGCGCGCCGGCCTGCTCTCGGTCGATGCCGGACAGTACGAGGCGGCGCAGGCGATCGGCATGGGCCGGCTGAAGGCGCTTCATCGCATCATCCTGCCCCAGGCGATGCGGGTGGTGCTACCGCCGCTCGGCAACGAGTTCATCGGCCTCGTCAAGGCGACCTCGCTCGCCAGCGTGATCCAGTATCCGGAGGTGCTGCACGCCGCCGAGAACATCTACTACGCCAATTCCCGGGTCATCGAACTCTTGATCGTCGCCGGCCTGTGGTACCTGCTGGTGGTCTCGGTCCTGACGCCGCTGCAGATGCTGCTGGAGCGCCGCTTTTCCCGCGGTGCTGCGAGGATCGCCCGATGA
- a CDS encoding amino acid ABC transporter ATP-binding protein: MSAPPLVAIRRVSKTFGTFKALDDVSLDVRSGEVMCLIGASGSGKTTLLRCVNQLTRIDAGGIWLDGDLLGMRESGGRLHALSEREVARQRLRTGMVFQRFNLFPHKTALENVTEGPIQVQGRRPAEVRDEAVALLARVGLAAKAGNYPSQLSGGQQQRVAIARALAMKPRLMLFDEPTSALDPELVGEVLAVMRELARSGMTMMVVTHELGFAREVADTVVYMDQGGIVEVGTPAEVLGGPREARTRSFLSAVIG; the protein is encoded by the coding sequence ATGAGCGCGCCACCCCTCGTCGCCATCCGCCGCGTCTCGAAGACGTTCGGCACGTTCAAGGCCCTCGACGACGTCTCCCTCGATGTCCGCTCCGGCGAGGTGATGTGCCTGATCGGTGCCTCGGGCTCGGGCAAGACCACGCTCCTGCGCTGCGTCAACCAGCTCACCCGGATCGATGCCGGCGGCATCTGGCTCGACGGCGACTTGCTCGGCATGCGCGAATCCGGCGGCCGGCTCCACGCCTTGAGCGAGCGCGAGGTGGCGCGCCAGCGCCTCAGGACCGGCATGGTGTTCCAGCGCTTCAACCTCTTCCCGCACAAGACGGCGCTGGAGAACGTCACCGAGGGGCCGATCCAGGTCCAGGGCCGCCGGCCGGCGGAGGTGCGGGACGAGGCGGTGGCGCTGCTCGCCCGCGTCGGCCTCGCCGCCAAGGCGGGCAACTATCCCTCCCAGCTGTCGGGCGGGCAGCAGCAGCGCGTGGCGATTGCCCGGGCGCTCGCCATGAAGCCGCGGCTGATGCTGTTCGACGAGCCCACCTCGGCCCTCGACCCCGAACTCGTCGGCGAGGTGCTGGCGGTGATGCGCGAGCTCGCCCGGTCGGGCATGACCATGATGGTCGTCACCCACGAGCTGGGCTTCGCCCGCGAGGTCGCCGATACCGTGGTCTACATGGACCAGGGCGGCATCGTGGAGGTGGGCACGCCGGCGGAGGTCCTGGGCGGTCCCCGCGAAGCCCGCACCCGCAGCTTCCTCTCGGCGGTCATCGGCTGA
- a CDS encoding ABC transporter substrate-binding protein has protein sequence MKRLIAIGLMSLSATVAAAQDAPKAALPPDVVKSGKLKVAIVPNYPPMEFKSPETGQLTGFDVDLGDALAKKLGVKLAWQETSFDQMMPALSTGRVDAILSGMTDLPTRHDTATFVDYLRSGPQFFVRKAREAEFKDMSSLCGKKAGASRRTSFPREIAAWSEQHCKDNPVVFVGTEGSADARTQLKQGRIDAAVQGNETLPYVMGLEPDTYMAIGTPIASQYTGIAIPVKETGLQQAMAGALDALIADGAYKALLEKWKLTANGVDKAVINGAK, from the coding sequence GTGAAGCGCCTGATCGCGATCGGTCTCATGAGCCTGTCCGCCACTGTGGCCGCGGCGCAGGACGCCCCCAAGGCCGCCCTGCCGCCCGACGTGGTCAAGAGCGGCAAGCTCAAGGTCGCGATCGTGCCGAACTACCCGCCGATGGAGTTCAAGAGCCCCGAGACCGGCCAGCTCACCGGCTTCGACGTCGATCTCGGCGACGCCCTGGCGAAGAAGCTCGGGGTGAAGCTCGCCTGGCAGGAGACGAGCTTCGACCAGATGATGCCGGCGCTGAGCACGGGCCGGGTCGACGCGATCCTGTCGGGCATGACCGACTTACCCACCCGGCACGACACCGCGACCTTCGTCGATTACCTGCGCAGCGGCCCGCAATTCTTCGTCCGCAAGGCCCGCGAGGCCGAGTTCAAGGACATGTCCTCGCTCTGCGGCAAGAAGGCCGGAGCGAGCCGGCGCACCTCGTTCCCGCGCGAGATCGCCGCCTGGAGCGAGCAGCACTGCAAGGACAATCCGGTGGTGTTCGTCGGCACGGAAGGCTCGGCCGATGCCCGCACCCAGCTCAAGCAGGGCCGCATCGACGCCGCCGTGCAGGGTAACGAGACGCTGCCCTACGTGATGGGGCTCGAGCCCGACACCTACATGGCCATCGGCACGCCGATCGCCTCTCAATATACCGGTATCGCGATTCCGGTGAAGGAGACCGGCTTGCAGCAGGCGATGGCCGGCGCCCTCGACGCGCTGATCGCCGACGGGGCGTACAAGGCGCTCCTGGAGAAATGGAAGCTCACGGCGAACGGCGTCGACAAGGCGGTGATCAACGGGGCGAAGTAG
- a CDS encoding polysaccharide deacetylase family protein, with the protein MNRAALDSIPVAPANLAPPAPDYPWPTPYRSAMFLSFDVDAESAWTSKDAGHAERLVTMSYGAYEARVGTPKLLELLDQLGLKGTFFITGWAVDAYPAMAEAILRGGHEIGHHGYHHLMPDPGAPFMEEEVERGFETLKRRLGVVPTGYRAPYGEFTEGLRKILVKHGIVYTSSFRDDVRPYRHVLRDGTPGPIELPVTASYDDWMHGLSTRFSPRSIFPKEHVLSLWKDELDEVRDWGAMVTTVLHPQCSGRPMRLRLLREFLTYAQGCPDLWITTGEAIAGNFLTHERAA; encoded by the coding sequence ATGAACCGCGCCGCCCTCGACAGCATCCCGGTCGCCCCCGCCAACCTCGCCCCGCCGGCCCCGGACTATCCCTGGCCCACCCCGTACCGGTCGGCGATGTTCCTCTCCTTCGACGTCGATGCCGAGAGCGCCTGGACCAGCAAGGATGCGGGCCATGCCGAGCGCCTCGTCACCATGAGCTACGGCGCCTACGAGGCCCGGGTCGGAACGCCCAAGCTCCTCGAACTCCTCGACCAGCTCGGCCTCAAGGGCACGTTCTTCATCACCGGCTGGGCGGTCGATGCCTATCCGGCGATGGCCGAGGCGATCCTGAGGGGGGGCCACGAGATCGGCCATCACGGCTACCACCACCTGATGCCCGATCCGGGCGCGCCCTTCATGGAGGAGGAGGTGGAGCGCGGCTTCGAGACCCTGAAGCGGCGCCTCGGCGTGGTGCCGACGGGCTACCGCGCCCCCTACGGCGAGTTCACGGAAGGCTTGCGCAAGATTCTGGTGAAGCACGGCATCGTCTATACTTCGTCGTTCCGCGACGACGTGCGGCCCTACCGCCACGTGCTGCGTGACGGCACGCCCGGCCCGATCGAATTACCGGTGACGGCGAGCTACGACGACTGGATGCACGGGCTCTCGACCCGGTTCAGCCCGCGCTCGATCTTTCCCAAGGAGCACGTCCTGTCGCTGTGGAAGGACGAGCTCGACGAGGTGCGCGACTGGGGTGCGATGGTGACGACGGTGCTGCATCCCCAATGCAGCGGCCGGCCGATGCGGCTGCGCCTGCTGCGCGAGTTCCTGACCTACGCCCAAGGCTGCCCCGATCTCTGGATCACCACCGGCGAGGCGATCGCCGGGAACTTCCTGACGCACGAGAGGGCGGCGTGA